TGAGCATGTGAAGAAAACGCACCATCTCCTCCCTGGCATCGAGCAGGGCATCGTCCATGTTCACATCTATGATCTGTGCTCCGCCTTCCACCTGATGGCGGGCAATGCTCAGGGCTTCCTCATATTTTTTTTCCCGGATCAGCCTGGCAAACATGCGCGAGCCACTCACATTGGTGCGTTCGCCAATGTTGATAAAGTTCGACTGACGACTGATTTTTAAAGGCTCAAGGCCAGTGACCACAGTAGTGCCTTCAAAGCTGAGGCGGTCGGGCAACGGACGGGGTCGGGCGCTACGTGCCAGGCCGGAAAAACGGGAAATATGCTCGGGTGTGGTGCCGCAGCAGCCGCCAACGATGTTCACAAAACCATGGGTGAGAAAGTCTTGGATGTGCTCGCCCATCTCCTCAGGGCTTTCGTCGTATTCGCCGAACTGGTTGGGCAGTCCGGCATTGGGGTAAGCGCTCACGGCAAAAGGTGCATGATGCGCAAGCTCTTCTATATAAGGTCGCATTTCCTTTGCGCCCAGCGCACAGTTGAGTCCTATGCTCAGCAAATCGACATGTGCAAGCGAATGCAGGAAGGCGGTCACGGTCTGGCCCGACAGGGTGCGTCCGCTGGCATCGGTAATTGTGCCCGATACCATCACCTGAAGCTTGCGCCCCAACTCCTCCTGCAGCCGCTGTATGGCAAACAGGGCTGCCTTGGCATTGAGGGTATCGAAGACGGTTTCTACCAGCAGGGCGTCGGCCCCGCCTTCGATGAGTGCTGCGGCTTGTTCGTAATATGCCTCGGCCAGTTGGTCGAATGTAACTGCCCTGTAGCCAGGGTCGTTAACGTCGGGCGACATCGAGGCTGTTTTGTTGGTAGGCCCTATTGCGCCTGCCACATATCTGGGCTTCGAAGGGTCGAGGGCGGTAAATTCATCGGCAGCCTGACGGGCAAGACGGGCCGCTGCCAGGTTGATATCGCGCACCCAGCGCTCGGTGCCGTAATCGGACTGCGAAATGCTGGTGGCATTGAAGGTGTTGGTCTCGATGATGTCGGCTCCGGCCTGCAGATATTGCCGGTGAATGGCCAGCACAATGTCGGGGCGGGTGAGGCAAAGCAGGTCGTTGTTGCCCTTGAGGTTGTGGGGGTGATCGGGATAAAGCGTTCCGCGGTAATCTTCTTCCTGCAACTTGTACCGTTGTATCATGGTGCCCATGGCACCATCGAGCACAAGCACCCTTTGCCTGATGAGTTCGCTTAAAGTTGGTTTCGATGTGTTCATAATGAGCATATTGTGTCATGCGCCCCGAATGGCGTATGCCGGCAAAAGAGATACGTTCCTGTTGTCAGGAAACTTAAACCCTACAGGCAATCGATTGTTCTGCGCACATGACTTCAGACACATTTAATTTATAATCTCCTCGCCAAGGACCTTCCGTGGCGGGATTAGGTTTTAGCACCACTCCCCGGGGGGAAGGTTGCTAGAGCTTCGCTGAGCCTAATCTCTCCGCTCTTCTTTATAAATCAATGCCTCAGCTGATAAAGGGAGGGATTGATGTTGGGGCAAAAATAATTGTTTTCGGTATGGCAGCTCATTGCTGCTCAATGTTTTTTCGCAAAAGTTAAATTTTGGTACACCAATGCTGTTTTTGAACAAAGCTAAGCGCCGAACGTTGGTTTGGGTGTGGCTAAAACAATTAATTTTGCCATCCGTTTTTACACAACATATTGATTTTACATGCAAAACGTTCAAACTGACATTGATCTCCGCTACAAAGTGGCCGATATCAGGCTGGCCGATTGGGGCCGTAAGGAAATAGAGATTGCCGAAAAGGAGATGCCGGGGCTGATGTCGCTCCGCGCCAAGTTTGGCAAAGAGAAACCGCTCAGGGGTGCACGCATCTCGGGCAGCCTGCACATGACCATTCAGACTGCCGTGCTCATTGAGACCCTGGTTGAGCTTGGGGCCGAGGTGCGCTGGGCCAGCTGCAACATCTTTTCCACCCAGGATCATGCCGCTGCGGCCATTGCTGCTGCCGGTATCCCGGTGTTTGCCTGGAAGGGCGAAACGCTCGAGGAATACTGGTGGTGCACCAAACAGGCCCTGACTTTCGAGGATGGCCTCGGCCCGCACCTAGTTGTGGACGATGGTGGCGATGCCACGCTGATGATTCACAGGGGATACGACGTAGAGCGCAACCCGGCCTTGCTCGACGAAAAGCCCTCCAATGCCGAAGAAGCTGCTTTCATGAAGATACTGCGCGAGACCTTTGAAGCTGATCCCCAGCATTGGCACCGCACGGTGGAAAGCTGGGCCGGAGTTTCGGAAGAAACCACTACCGGCGTCCACCGGCTCTATCAGATGAAAGAAGCCGGCAAACTGCTGGTTCCTGCCATCAATGTGAACGACTCGGTGACAAAATCGAAATTCGACAACCTGTATGGCTGCCGCGAGTCGCTGGCCGACGGTATCAAACGGGCCACCGACGTGATGCTGGCCGGCAAGGTTTGCGTGGTGCTCGGATTTGGCGATGTGGGCAAAGGATCGGCACGCTCGCTCAGGGCCTATGGCGCACGCGTACTGGTCACCGAAATCGACCCCATCTGCGCACTGCAGGCCGCCATGGAAGGTTATGAAGTGACCACCATCGAAGACGCACTCGAAATTGGCAACATCTATGTGACCGCCACCGGCAACAAGGATGTCATCACACTCGAACACATGCGCCGCATGAAAGACCAGAGCATCGTCTGCAATATCGGCCATTTCGACAACGAGATTCAGATGGACCGCCTCAATGCTGCTCCGGACGTGGTGCGTACCAACATCAAACCTCAGGTGGACAAATACACCTTCGAAAATGGCAACTCCATCTTCGTGCTCGCCGAAGGAAGGTTGGTCAACCTGGGATGCGCCACCGGCCACCCCAGCTTTGTGATGAGCAACTCGTTTACCAACCAGACCCTGGCCCAGATCGACCTCTGGAAGAACCGCGGAAAATACCCGGTAGATGTGTATCGCCTGCCCAAACACCTCGATGAGGAAGTGGCCCGCCTGCACCTGGAACACATTGGAGTAAAGCTCACCAGGCTTACCCCCGAACAGGCTGCCTACATAGGCGTACCCGTGGAAGGTCCCTACAAACCCGAACATTACCGTTACTGATTTTTCTGCCACGAACCTCACTACGAGGCTTAGCAGAAAGCTATATTCAAAACCGATGCAAAGGCCAGATGGTTGCCTTTGCATCGGTTTTTTTTAAGATCAGTGGGTTGCAGCCTGGCCGGATATGCCAGCCAAAGAAACCGTGTGGAATCCAACTGGGTGCTGATGAGCCGGGGAGTGGGTCAGAAGTCGAACTCCCGCCTGAGGTCTTTGATGCGGCTCTTGCTCACGCTTACTTCGTTGCCGTTTTTAAGTATAAGGAGGTAGCTCTCTTTGCCATATTGCTCAATGCGTTGCACCTGGTTGATGTTCACAATAAACGAGCGGTGCACCCTGATGAAACGCTCCTGCGGCAACTGCGACTCCAGGCGCTGCATGGTTTCTTTTTTCATAAAGCGCCCTTCAGGCGTGTGGATCATTACGTAATCGTCCTGAGCTTCAATCTGTTGGATGTCTTCCAGAGGAATGACGTGAATTTTGCTTCCGCTTTTCACCACAATGCGTTCCAGGGGTTTGTCTGTTGCAACCATTTGCTGAACAAGCTTTTCCACGCCTGCCTGGTTGGATTGTTTCATCCTGAACCGCTCCACAACCTTATCCACTGCCTGCCTGAGCCTTTGGCGCGAAAAGGGTTTCATCAGGTAATCTACTGCGTTGAGTTCGAAGGCTTTGATGGCAAATTCGTCGTAAGCCGTAGTAAACACAACTTCCGGCAGGGTATCAAGCAACTCAAGCATTTCGAAACCCGTGAGCTTGGGCATCTGGATATCCAGAAAAATCAGATCGGGTTGAAGTTCCTGTATGCTTTTCAGGCCTTTGAAACCATCGGAACACTCCCCAAGCAGGTCGATTTCAGGCATTTGCGTCAGAAAGCTGCGAAGCAGGTTGCGTGCCGGCTCCTCGTCTTCGATGATTAATGTGCGGATTCGTGTTTGCATTTGCTGGGCTGAGGTTCTGGGTTCAGTTACTGGGTTCAGGTTGCTTGGCGCAGGATGCTTGGTTCGGGTTACTGGGTTGGTTGCAAATCACATCCAAATTCTTTGAATTTCAGAATCTTTGAATCTTTGAATCTTTGAATTTTTGAATCATCGAATTTCTCCAACCTTCACCCAATCCTTTGCCTGGGTATGCGTAAAATTACTTCAAATTCTATTTTGCCGAGTTTGATTTCGAGCAGGTCGTTGCGGTGGTAGAGCAGTTGCAGGCGTTGGCGGATGTTTCTCAGGCCGATGCCCTCGCCTTT
This window of the Bacteroidota bacterium genome carries:
- a CDS encoding adenosylhomocysteinase, which encodes MQNVQTDIDLRYKVADIRLADWGRKEIEIAEKEMPGLMSLRAKFGKEKPLRGARISGSLHMTIQTAVLIETLVELGAEVRWASCNIFSTQDHAAAAIAAAGIPVFAWKGETLEEYWWCTKQALTFEDGLGPHLVVDDGGDATLMIHRGYDVERNPALLDEKPSNAEEAAFMKILRETFEADPQHWHRTVESWAGVSEETTTGVHRLYQMKEAGKLLVPAINVNDSVTKSKFDNLYGCRESLADGIKRATDVMLAGKVCVVLGFGDVGKGSARSLRAYGARVLVTEIDPICALQAAMEGYEVTTIEDALEIGNIYVTATGNKDVITLEHMRRMKDQSIVCNIGHFDNEIQMDRLNAAPDVVRTNIKPQVDKYTFENGNSIFVLAEGRLVNLGCATGHPSFVMSNSFTNQTLAQIDLWKNRGKYPVDVYRLPKHLDEEVARLHLEHIGVKLTRLTPEQAAYIGVPVEGPYKPEHYRY
- a CDS encoding response regulator transcription factor, coding for MQTRIRTLIIEDEEPARNLLRSFLTQMPEIDLLGECSDGFKGLKSIQELQPDLIFLDIQMPKLTGFEMLELLDTLPEVVFTTAYDEFAIKAFELNAVDYLMKPFSRQRLRQAVDKVVERFRMKQSNQAGVEKLVQQMVATDKPLERIVVKSGSKIHVIPLEDIQQIEAQDDYVMIHTPEGRFMKKETMQRLESQLPQERFIRVHRSFIVNINQVQRIEQYGKESYLLILKNGNEVSVSKSRIKDLRREFDF